In one window of Eleutherodactylus coqui strain aEleCoq1 chromosome 10, aEleCoq1.hap1, whole genome shotgun sequence DNA:
- the LOC136580402 gene encoding TSC22 domain family protein 3-like isoform X3 codes for MSTGLCKYPMEVAVYELHNFSISFFSSLLGADVVSVKLDNSASGASVVAIDNKIEQAMDLVKNHLMYAVREEVEVLKEQIKDLVEKNSQLERENCLLKNLASPEQMKKFQSRLPADETREISSLDFIHATQPRSAGSAV; via the exons ATGAGTACAGGATTGTGTAAATACCCCATGGAGGTGGCTGTGTATGAGCTGCACAATTTCTCCATTTCATTCTTCTCCTCCCTTCTGGGGGCAGATGTCGTTTCTGTAAAGCTGGATAACAG CGCTTCAGGAGCGAGTGTTGTTGCAATAGATAACAAGATCGAGCAAGCCATG GATTTGGTAAAGAACCATCTCATGTATGCAGTGCGGGAAGAGGTGGAAGTTCTGAAGGAGCAGATCAAAGATCTGGTGGAAAAGAATTCTCAGCTTGAAAGAGAGAATTGTCTGCTAAAGAATCTTGCCAGCCCAGAGCAGATGAAAAAATTTCAATCCAGGCTTCCTGCTGATGAGACAAGGGAGATTTCAAGCCTAGACTTTATACATGCAACCCAACCACGCTCAGCCGGATCTGCAGTTTAA
- the LOC136580402 gene encoding TSC22 domain family protein 1-like isoform X2, translated as MVCFCIIFHSTADMPELCCGEGWLVRAGLSWFGLELLCFRLLVCHSVAGDSCFVCAVSLTLKGMYALSTASCLQHALVSFLHESASGASVVAIDNKIEQAMDLVKNHLMYAVREEVEVLKEQIKDLVEKNSQLERENCLLKNLASPEQMKKFQSRLPADETREISSLDFIHATQPRSAGSAV; from the exons ATGGTATGCTTTTGCATCATATTCCATAGCACAGCAGACATGCCTGAGCTTTGTTGCGGTGAAGGCTGGTTGGTTAGAGCAGGATTATCCTGGTTTGGACTGGAATTGCTCTGTTTCCGCCTCCTTGTTTGTCATAGTGTTGCAGGAGACTCTTGCTTTGTCTGTGCTGTCAGTTTAACCCTTAAGGGGATGTATGCATTAAGCACAGCCTCTTGCCTGCAGCACGCTTTAGTATCCTTCTTACACGAGAG CGCTTCAGGAGCGAGTGTTGTTGCAATAGATAACAAGATCGAGCAAGCCATG GATTTGGTAAAGAACCATCTCATGTATGCAGTGCGGGAAGAGGTGGAAGTTCTGAAGGAGCAGATCAAAGATCTGGTGGAAAAGAATTCTCAGCTTGAAAGAGAGAATTGTCTGCTAAAGAATCTTGCCAGCCCAGAGCAGATGAAAAAATTTCAATCCAGGCTTCCTGCTGATGAGACAAGGGAGATTTCAAGCCTAGACTTTATACATGCAACCCAACCACGCTCAGCCGGATCTGCAGTTTAA